DNA from Desulfuromonas sp. AOP6:
TCATCAAGCTTTTCGATAAAGGCAGGAGGCTTCTCGTCAGCATTTTCGAGGGCGTCGGGACTGACGCCATAATTCAGGGCGGCTTCTTTGATCGTTTCTCCGTCAAGCAGGGTATAGCCGAGTTTTTCTGCCAGCATGTGGGCGATGGGAATGCCGGCGCTTCCCATTTCGCGGGAGATGGTAATGATTGCCATATCTATTCCTCAAGTTTGGTATGTGGCTAGAATAACGTCGAAATACTAACAAGCTGTGACGGTGTTTACAAGGATTAAATCACGCCGGCAAGGAGACGGTCTGCCCCGTTTAATAGGCCGGTTTGTAGTCGAAATAATGCTGAGACTTGATGAAGCGAACGGTGCGGCTGCGGGAGCGCATGACGATGGAGTGTGTTTCGGCGCCACCGGAAAAGTAGCGGACTCCGTCAAGGAGGTCGCCGCTGGTGACACCGGTAGCGGCAAAAAAGACATCACCCTTGGCCATATCTTCAGCCATGTAGACCTGGTCAAAATCGTCGATGCCCATTTTGAGGGCGCGATCTCTCTCATCTTTACTCATGAAGACCAGGCGGCCCTGCATCCCTCCGCCCATGCATTTGAGAGCGGCGGCGGCCAGAACGCCTTCGGGGGCGCCGCCGATACCCATCATGAGATCGACGCCACTGCCGTCGACAGCGGCGGCAATGGCGGGAGCGACGTCACCATCCGAGATGAGGTGGATGCGAGCGCCAGCCTTGCGAATCTCCTCAACCATCTTTTCGTGGCGGGGCCGATCCAGGACAACTACGGTCAAATCTTCTACGTAGCATTTTTTTGCATCCGCCACCCGCTTGAGGTTTTCGGCGGGAGACAGGTTGATGTCTATGGCGTTCCTGGCCGCGGGCCCCGTGGCAATTTTTTCCATGTACATGTCTGGCGCGTGGAGAAATCCTCCGCGAGGGGCTATCGCAATGGTGGTAATGGAGCCGTTCATCCCTTTGGCGCAGATGCTGGTTCCTTCCAGGGGGTCGACGGCGATATCAACTTCAGGTGCTTCGCCATTTCCCACTTTTTCCCCGATATAGAGCATGGGGGCTTCATCCATTTCCCCCTCACCGATGACCACTGTCCCGCTGATGTTGATGGATTCCAGGGTCCGGCGCATAGCGTTGGTGGCGGCATCGTCGGCGGCAATCTTGTTGCCCTTGCCAACCCAGCGTCCACAGGACAGGGCGGCGGCTTCGGTTACCCTGACCAGTTCAAGGGCGAGATTTCTGTCCATAAAAAATTCCTTTGGTATGGTTTCTTTTTGCGCCGCATAATTGCATGTTTTTTGGAGAATGACAAGTTTTGCTGTAGAGTTTTGCTGTAGAGTTTGACAGTGTAAGAGCTTATAATCGCCAGTCTATGTCAGCCTGATTTTTGTTTTCCGGGGGCGATATTTTTGGCTCTGGATGGGAGGGTGTGTTGTCTGAATTTCTTGTATGGGCCCATCGCGGGGCCTCCAGTCAGGCTCCCGAGAATACCATGGCGGCTTTTCTCGCTGC
Protein-coding regions in this window:
- the glpX gene encoding class II fructose-bisphosphatase, which encodes MDRNLALELVRVTEAAALSCGRWVGKGNKIAADDAATNAMRRTLESINISGTVVIGEGEMDEAPMLYIGEKVGNGEAPEVDIAVDPLEGTSICAKGMNGSITTIAIAPRGGFLHAPDMYMEKIATGPAARNAIDINLSPAENLKRVADAKKCYVEDLTVVVLDRPRHEKMVEEIRKAGARIHLISDGDVAPAIAAAVDGSGVDLMMGIGGAPEGVLAAAALKCMGGGMQGRLVFMSKDERDRALKMGIDDFDQVYMAEDMAKGDVFFAATGVTSGDLLDGVRYFSGGAETHSIVMRSRSRTVRFIKSQHYFDYKPAY